From the Lathyrus oleraceus cultivar Zhongwan6 chromosome 4, CAAS_Psat_ZW6_1.0, whole genome shotgun sequence genome, one window contains:
- the LOC127138226 gene encoding uncharacterized protein LOC127138226, producing PYKPHIPYPQRLVKTKDAGQFKKFVDLLKQLNVTIPFTEAITQMPSYANETVTLTAECSAIIQNMPPKLKDPGSFSIPCHIGKFVIDKALCDLGAGISVMPLSICKRLEMGELRPTKMSVQLADRSVKYPVGILENVPVRIGQFYIPTDFIIMDIREDEVTPIILGRPFLATAGAIIDVKRGRLTFEVGEEKIEFILSQFLKAPAIEDT from the exons ccttataaaccacatatcccttaccctcaaaggcttgttaaaaccaaagatgcgggccaatttaaaaaatttgtcgacctactaaaacaattaaacgtcactattccgtttacagaagctattacgcagatgccctcatatgccaa cgaaaccgttacacttactgctgaatgtagcgctataatacagaatatgcctcctaaacttaaagacccaggtagtttctctataccttgtcacataggaaaatttgtcatagacaaagccttatgcgatttaggagccggtattagtgttatgcctttatccatatgcaagagacttgaaatgggagaattaagaccaactaaaatgtctgtgcaactagcagatcgttccgtaaaatatcctgtaggaattcttgaaaacgttccagtgcgcataggtcaattctacattccaactgattttataattatggatattagagaagatgaagttacacccattatactgggaagaccgttcttagcaaccgccggtgcaatcatagacgtaaaacgaggacgactcactttcgaagtaggagaagagaaaattgagttcatcctttcccaatttttgaaagcacctgcaatagaagataca
- the LOC127073792 gene encoding geranylgeranyl diphosphate reductase, chloroplastic, with the protein MTSIALKSFLGLRQSSPETTHFSYRPKPSTHRRKFTVVAGISSPKLDGRNLRVAVIGGGPAGGAAAETLAKGGVETFLIERKMDNCKPCGGAIPLCMVGEFDLPLDIIDRRVTKMKMISPSNVAVDIGRTLKPHEYIGMVRREVLDDYLRNRAKDNGANIINGLFLKMDIPKEKNSPYVLHYSSYDGKTGGVGEKCTLEVDAVIGADGANSRVAKSIDAGDYEYAIAFQERIKIPDDKMAYYEDLAEMYVGDDVSPDFYGWVFPKCDHVAVGTGTVTHKGDIKKFQLATRKRAEDKILGGKIIRVEAHPIPEHPRPRRLSGRVALVGDAAGYVTKCSGEGIYFAAKSGRMCAEEIVKGSANGKRMVEEGDLRKYLEKWDKTYWPTYKVLDILQKVFYRSNPAREAFVEMCADEYVQKMTFDSYLYKTVVPGNPLEDIKLAINTIGSLVRANALRREMDKLNV; encoded by the exons ATGACCTCCATCGCCCTCAAATCCTTCCTCGGACTCCGCCAATCCTCACCAGAAACCACCCATTTTTCCTACCGGCCAAAACCATCCACCCACCGCCGAAAATTCACCGTCGTCGCAGGAATATCCAGCCCAAAACTCGATGGTCGTAACCTTCGTGTCGCCGTCATCGGCGGTGGTCCAGCAGGTGGTGCAGCCGCAGAAACTCTAGCAAAAGGTGGCGTTGAAACTTTCCTCATCGAACGCAAAATGGACAACTGCAAACCATGCGGTGGAGCCATCCCTCTTTGCATGGTAGGGGAGTTTGACCTACCACTAGACATCATAGACCGCCGTGTCACAAAGATGAAGATGATTTCTCCGTCGAATGTCGCCGTCGACATTGGTCGGACACTTAAGCCTCATGAGTATATTGGAATGGTACGTCGTGAAGTGCTTGACGATTACCTTAGGAACCGGGCGAAGGATAACGGAGCGAATATCATAAACGGGTTGTTTTTGAAAATGGATATTCCTAAAGAAAAGAATTCGCCTTATGTTCTTCATTATTCTTCCTATGATGGGAAAACTGGTGGGGTTGGTGAAAAATGTACCTTGGAAGTGGATGCTGTTATTGGTGCTGATGGAGCTAATTCTAGAGTTGCTAAGTCTATTGATGCTGGTGATTATGAATATGCTATTGCATTTCAG GAGAGGATAAAAATTCCGGATGATAAAATGGCTTACTACGAGGATCTTGCGGAGATGTATGTGGGCGATGATGTTTCTCCCGATTTCTATGGTTGGGTATTTCCAAAATGTGACCATGTTGCTGTTGGCACTGGTACCGTGACACACAAGGGAGACATCAAGAAGTTCCAACTAGCAACAAGGAAAAGAGCCGAGGACAAGATCTTAGGCGGGAAGATCATCCGCGTGGAGGCTCATCCTATTCCAGAACATCCAAGGCCACGGAGATTGTCAGGAAGGGTCGCTCTTGTGGGTGACGCTGCTGGCTACGTGACCAAATGTTCGGGAGAAGGAATCTATTTTGCAGCCAAAAGTGGAAGGATGTGTGCCGAGGAAATCGTGAAGGGTTCGGCGAATGGGAAGAGGATGGTTGAAGAAGGTGATTTGAGAAAATATTTGGAGAAATGGGACAAGACTTATTGGCCTACTTACAAAGTTTTGGATATTCTTCAGAAGGTGTTTTACCGGTCCAATCCTGCTAGAGAAGCATTTGTGGAAATGTGCGCGGATGAGTATGTGCAGAAGATGACATTTGATAGCTATTTGTACAAGACTGTTGTACCTGGGAATCCATTGGAGGATATCAAGTTGGCTATCAACACCATTGGAAGCTTGGTTAGGGCTAATGCTCTAAGGAGGGAGATGGACAAACTCAATGTCTGA